In Propionicimonas paludicola, a single window of DNA contains:
- a CDS encoding HelD family protein: MDSAGAPHSALERELAIEQAHVNLVYEHLEKAASSAKRVAATGQDIYRSDRETWVREEDGTALFERDAFAFAAAKRLAIIDSEHEGLVFGRLDHSDGEIRYIGRIGVRDDDYEPLVIDWRARAAEPFYRATANDPMDVVRRRVLRCRNDIVIGIEDDLLDSSAARSDLPVIGEGALMAALKRARGPKMRDIVATIQAEQDEAIRAEHSGVTVIAGGPGTGKTVVALHRAAYLLYSNRRRFERGGILVIGPSRLFMDYIERVLPSLGEDSVTLRAIGQVAVDVLGFSSARQDAALAATVKGSTRMLKVLKELVALPLISLDPNRPAVWASVKGEVLKLSVAQVDRIRRDILARLRPNQARGEATAAILGALRRQVPDGWDLDDETLDDLIGSQPIVRNFLTEWWPDLLPAQVLRRLADPDVVEAVASGTLDAAERAALAESYQPSDFSVADIALLDELVALLGPIQVAEETDELVFLNEGSRMQELVTVADQLRNVREIDPQADPQDTFAHLLVDEAQDITPMQWRMLRRRGPAASWTIVGDPAQSSWPDVAETEQALVDLIGVAPNRRFRLSTNYRSPAEVFDLAARIVQPHFPNADLPHAVRSTGIEPALLTVSSSALDAELRRVVAEALAAVEGTVAVIAAPSRIGTLELPEDPRLSVVSPLNAKGLEFDAVVVVGPDEIVAESPGGIRVLYVALTRPTQRLVTIDLDGAGSWREPLAD; encoded by the coding sequence GTGGATTCAGCTGGGGCACCCCACTCCGCTCTCGAACGCGAACTGGCCATTGAACAGGCCCATGTCAACCTGGTCTACGAACATTTGGAGAAGGCAGCCAGCTCGGCCAAGCGGGTAGCCGCCACCGGCCAGGACATCTACCGCTCCGACCGGGAGACCTGGGTTCGCGAAGAGGACGGCACCGCGCTCTTCGAGCGAGATGCCTTCGCTTTCGCCGCTGCCAAGCGGCTGGCGATCATCGACTCCGAGCATGAGGGCCTGGTCTTCGGCCGGCTCGACCACAGCGACGGCGAGATCCGCTACATCGGACGGATCGGCGTCCGCGACGACGACTACGAGCCGCTGGTGATCGATTGGCGGGCCCGGGCAGCCGAACCGTTCTACCGGGCCACGGCCAACGACCCGATGGACGTGGTCCGTCGCCGAGTGCTGCGCTGCCGCAACGACATCGTGATCGGGATCGAGGACGACCTGCTGGACTCGTCCGCCGCCCGCAGCGACCTGCCGGTGATCGGTGAGGGCGCCCTGATGGCCGCCCTCAAGCGGGCCCGCGGCCCGAAGATGCGCGACATCGTGGCCACCATCCAGGCCGAGCAGGACGAGGCGATCCGCGCCGAGCACTCCGGGGTGACCGTGATCGCCGGCGGCCCCGGAACCGGAAAGACCGTGGTCGCTCTGCACCGGGCGGCCTATCTGCTGTACTCCAACCGGCGCCGCTTCGAGCGTGGCGGGATCTTGGTGATCGGGCCCAGCAGGCTGTTCATGGACTACATCGAACGGGTGCTGCCCAGCCTGGGTGAGGACTCGGTGACCCTGCGCGCCATCGGCCAGGTGGCCGTCGACGTGCTCGGCTTCTCCTCGGCCCGGCAGGACGCCGCGCTGGCCGCCACGGTCAAGGGCTCCACCCGGATGCTGAAGGTGCTCAAGGAACTGGTGGCGTTGCCGCTGATCAGCCTCGACCCGAACCGTCCGGCGGTCTGGGCATCGGTCAAGGGCGAGGTGCTGAAGCTCTCGGTGGCCCAGGTGGACCGGATCCGGCGCGACATCCTGGCCCGGCTGCGTCCCAACCAGGCGCGCGGCGAGGCGACCGCGGCCATCCTGGGGGCGTTGCGCCGCCAGGTGCCCGACGGCTGGGACCTGGACGACGAGACTCTGGACGATCTGATCGGCTCCCAGCCGATCGTCCGCAACTTCCTGACCGAGTGGTGGCCCGACCTGCTGCCGGCCCAGGTGCTGCGTCGGCTGGCCGATCCGGATGTGGTCGAGGCGGTTGCGTCCGGCACCCTGGACGCCGCCGAGCGGGCCGCCCTGGCCGAGAGCTACCAGCCCTCGGACTTCTCGGTGGCCGACATCGCCCTGCTCGACGAGCTGGTGGCTCTGCTCGGCCCGATCCAGGTCGCCGAGGAGACCGACGAGCTGGTCTTCCTCAACGAAGGCTCCCGGATGCAGGAGCTGGTCACCGTGGCCGACCAGCTGCGCAACGTCCGCGAGATCGATCCGCAGGCCGACCCGCAGGACACCTTCGCGCACCTGCTGGTCGACGAGGCCCAGGACATCACCCCGATGCAGTGGCGGATGCTGCGTCGCCGCGGCCCAGCGGCCAGCTGGACGATCGTCGGCGACCCGGCCCAGAGCTCCTGGCCGGACGTGGCCGAGACCGAGCAGGCCCTGGTCGACCTGATCGGAGTGGCCCCCAACCGCCGGTTCCGGCTGTCCACGAACTACCGTTCGCCGGCCGAGGTCTTCGATCTGGCCGCCCGGATCGTCCAGCCGCACTTCCCGAACGCCGATCTGCCCCATGCCGTCCGCTCGACCGGGATCGAACCGGCCCTGCTCACGGTGTCCTCGTCGGCCCTGGATGCCGAACTGCGTCGAGTTGTCGCCGAGGCGCTGGCCGCCGTAGAGGGCACGGTGGCAGTGATCGCGGCCCCGTCCCGGATCGGCACTCTCGAGCTGCCCGAGGATCCGCGGCTGTCGGTGGTCAGCCCACTGAACGCCAAGGGTCTGGAGTTCGACGCGGTCGTGGTGGTCGGCCCGGACGAGATCGTGGCCGAATCCCCCGGCGGGATCCGGGTGCTCTACGTGGCCCTGACCCGACCCACCCAGCGACTGGTCACCATCGACCTGGACGGCGCCGGCAGCTGGCGGGAACCGCTGGCCGACTAG
- a CDS encoding methylenetetrahydrofolate reductase — MPSPRPSIARLLAAGGRPTMSFEFFPPKDDAGAQTLLDAIDALEPLAPDFVSVTYGATGSSRERTIEATRLISPRTSAITVGHLTCVSQSVDDLGAAIDAYTEAGVGHILAVRGDPPGGPTAPWQRHPDGLDNATELVELVKSRGDFCVGVGAFPDAHPDRKDVELDARILADKQRAGAEFAITQLFFDADAYFRLVERAGRHGADLPIIAGIMPVTTISQIERFAGFSGADLPRAVTDRLHAVADDPAAVREVGVEIAVELCDRLLAGGAPGLQFFTQNRSRATAEILGRLRRIPPHTEPVGSTDGE; from the coding sequence ATGCCATCGCCACGCCCGTCCATTGCCCGGCTGCTCGCTGCCGGCGGTCGCCCGACGATGTCGTTCGAGTTCTTCCCGCCCAAGGACGATGCCGGCGCCCAGACGCTGCTCGATGCCATCGACGCTCTCGAGCCGCTGGCCCCCGATTTCGTCTCGGTCACCTATGGCGCGACCGGCTCCAGCCGGGAGCGCACCATCGAGGCCACCCGGCTGATCAGCCCGCGGACCAGCGCCATCACCGTCGGGCACCTGACCTGCGTCAGCCAGTCGGTGGATGACCTGGGTGCCGCCATCGACGCCTACACCGAGGCCGGCGTCGGGCACATCCTGGCCGTGCGGGGCGACCCGCCCGGTGGGCCGACCGCGCCCTGGCAGCGGCACCCGGACGGTCTGGACAATGCCACCGAGCTGGTCGAGCTGGTGAAGTCGCGTGGCGACTTCTGTGTCGGCGTCGGTGCCTTCCCGGACGCCCACCCCGACCGCAAGGACGTCGAACTGGACGCCCGGATCCTGGCTGACAAGCAGCGGGCCGGGGCCGAGTTCGCGATCACCCAGCTGTTCTTCGATGCGGACGCCTACTTCCGGCTGGTCGAACGGGCCGGACGCCATGGCGCCGACCTGCCGATCATCGCCGGAATCATGCCGGTGACCACGATCAGCCAGATCGAGCGGTTCGCCGGCTTCTCCGGTGCCGACCTGCCCCGGGCGGTCACCGATCGGCTGCACGCGGTCGCCGACGATCCGGCCGCGGTCCGTGAGGTCGGGGTCGAGATCGCCGTCGAGTTGTGCGATCGGCTGCTGGCCGGGGGAGCGCCCGGACTGCAGTTCTTCACCCAGAACCGGTCTCGGGCCACCGCCGAGATCCTCGGCAGGCTGCGCCGGATTCCGCCGCACACCGAGCCCGTGGGCTCAACGGACGGCGAGTAA
- a CDS encoding polyprenyl synthetase family protein — MVTLDASEPLSADLIDAVGTSLTDFLDAAVGRLAGVGAELDELRELAHAFTAGGKRLRPAFCCWGYLAAAGGTEVPEAVLQVAASLDLLHVSALVHDDVLDGSQTRRGLPAAHVQLAARHAAGGWRGDSDGFGRSGAILLGDLLLAWSVELADTSGAERLAQAQPLLAAVRAEVAAGQYLDVTAQSRTLADVLAAPASVDEQIRRVVEFKTARYTVIRPLQIGAALGGGSAELLELLGRFGSPLGRAFQFRDDVLGVFGDAEVTGKPAGDDLREGKLTVLVANAMARAPRDQAERLAGLLGRPLSPEEVDQARAIIVDSGALAAAEAEIADAARVASAVLDERIAAPARTALARLVVLATQREA; from the coding sequence GTGGTCACCCTGGACGCATCCGAGCCGCTGTCGGCCGACCTGATCGACGCCGTCGGCACCAGCCTGACCGACTTCCTGGACGCGGCCGTCGGCCGATTGGCCGGAGTCGGAGCTGAGCTCGACGAGCTGCGTGAGTTGGCCCACGCCTTCACCGCCGGCGGGAAGCGGCTGCGTCCGGCCTTCTGCTGTTGGGGCTACCTGGCCGCTGCCGGTGGCACCGAGGTGCCCGAGGCGGTCCTGCAGGTGGCGGCCAGCCTGGATCTGCTGCACGTCTCGGCACTGGTCCACGACGACGTCCTGGACGGCTCGCAGACCCGGCGCGGGTTGCCGGCCGCCCACGTCCAACTGGCCGCCCGGCATGCGGCCGGCGGCTGGCGCGGCGACTCGGACGGCTTCGGACGCAGCGGGGCCATCCTGCTCGGCGATCTACTGCTGGCCTGGTCGGTGGAGTTGGCCGACACCTCCGGGGCCGAGCGGCTGGCCCAGGCGCAGCCGCTGCTGGCCGCAGTCCGGGCCGAGGTGGCCGCCGGGCAGTACCTGGACGTCACTGCGCAGAGCCGGACCCTGGCCGACGTGCTGGCCGCGCCGGCATCGGTGGACGAGCAGATCCGCCGGGTGGTGGAGTTCAAGACCGCCCGCTACACGGTGATCCGCCCGCTGCAGATCGGAGCGGCGCTGGGCGGCGGCTCCGCCGAGCTGCTCGAGCTGCTGGGCCGGTTCGGCTCGCCGCTGGGCCGGGCCTTCCAGTTCCGCGACGACGTGCTGGGCGTGTTCGGCGACGCCGAGGTCACCGGCAAGCCGGCCGGGGACGACCTGCGCGAGGGCAAGCTGACCGTGCTGGTGGCCAACGCCATGGCCCGGGCACCCCGGGACCAGGCCGAGCGCCTGGCCGGGCTGCTGGGCCGTCCGCTCAGCCCTGAGGAGGTCGACCAGGCCCGGGCCATCATCGTCGACTCCGGGGCGCTGGCCGCCGCCGAAGCCGAGATCGCCGACGCGGCCCGGGTGGCGTCCGCCGTGCTGGACGAGCGGATCGCCGCACCGGCCCGGACGGCGCTGGCCCGGCTGGTCGTGTTGGCCACCCAGCGTGAGGCCTGA
- a CDS encoding GNAT family N-acetyltransferase yields the protein MSNIIITTLDPQHRHDAAGIVRDAFWDLYRPGCVEHLILDLAHTAPEYLPGLELAAELDGELVGVGLATTATVIGADGSQTGVSYLGPLAVAPAQQRSGIGGALLRELLRRSAALGLPGALLYGDPGYYQRFGFVDAAAWQITTPDGANFAAFQGVELQPGALAGVSGRLVESSIFEVTTEQADVFDRGFPPREKHVTDTQF from the coding sequence ATGTCCAACATCATCATCACCACTCTCGATCCGCAGCACCGTCACGACGCCGCGGGGATCGTGCGCGACGCCTTCTGGGATCTCTACCGACCCGGCTGCGTCGAGCACCTGATCCTTGATCTTGCCCACACCGCCCCGGAGTACCTACCCGGGCTGGAGTTGGCCGCCGAACTCGACGGCGAACTCGTCGGAGTCGGACTGGCCACCACGGCCACCGTCATCGGTGCCGACGGCAGCCAGACCGGCGTGAGCTATCTCGGGCCGCTGGCAGTGGCTCCGGCCCAGCAGCGCAGTGGCATTGGCGGGGCGCTGCTCCGCGAGTTGCTGCGCCGCAGCGCCGCCCTCGGGCTGCCGGGGGCACTCCTGTACGGGGATCCCGGGTACTACCAGCGGTTCGGCTTCGTCGACGCCGCCGCGTGGCAGATCACCACACCGGACGGGGCGAACTTCGCCGCCTTCCAGGGAGTCGAGCTGCAGCCCGGCGCTCTGGCCGGAGTCAGTGGACGGCTGGTGGAGTCCTCGATCTTCGAAGTCACCACCGAACAGGCCGACGTGTTCGACCGGGGCTTCCCGCCGCGGGAGAAGCACGTCACCGACACGCAGTTCTGA
- a CDS encoding thiamine phosphate synthase, which yields MTALMGLATRLGLARLLLITGTRSGPDDLAGFADAAFSGGVDLLQLRQTGAEEDELLACLQALRAVAYRYQGLVSAYESGHLAQRFDADLLQLPERGMSAAKARDFLHEYALVGRSCHGPSAIDAALADPQVNFLTVGPVFPDAGPGLALVRYAAQAAPPADPDAKPWFAITGITADNLDQVLAAGARRVAVSRAITEADDPAAAAHALKDRLRRAWNDDPAMQDLTLKMFRR from the coding sequence GTGACCGCGCTGATGGGGTTGGCCACCCGGCTGGGACTGGCCCGATTGTTGTTGATCACCGGTACCAGGTCCGGGCCGGACGACCTGGCCGGCTTTGCCGACGCGGCCTTCTCCGGTGGCGTCGACCTGCTGCAGCTGCGCCAGACCGGGGCCGAGGAGGACGAGCTGCTGGCCTGTCTGCAGGCGCTGCGCGCGGTCGCCTACCGCTACCAGGGTCTGGTCAGCGCCTATGAATCCGGCCATCTGGCCCAGCGGTTCGACGCCGACCTCTTGCAGCTGCCCGAGCGGGGAATGTCCGCGGCCAAGGCCCGCGACTTCCTGCACGAGTACGCGCTGGTCGGACGTTCCTGCCACGGCCCGTCCGCGATCGACGCCGCCCTGGCCGACCCGCAGGTGAACTTCCTCACCGTCGGCCCGGTCTTTCCCGACGCCGGCCCCGGACTCGCGCTGGTCCGCTACGCCGCCCAGGCTGCCCCGCCCGCCGACCCGGACGCGAAGCCATGGTTCGCCATCACGGGGATCACCGCCGACAACCTCGACCAGGTGCTGGCCGCCGGTGCTCGCCGGGTCGCGGTCTCCCGGGCTATCACCGAGGCGGACGACCCCGCTGCCGCAGCGCACGCCCTGAAGGACCGGCTGCGCCGAGCCTGGAATGACGATCCGGCCATGCAGGACCTGACTTTGAAGATGTTCCGTCGCTGA
- the pknB gene encoding Stk1 family PASTA domain-containing Ser/Thr kinase, whose protein sequence is MSNADALVGHLVDGRYEVVRKLARGGMATVYLANDLRLTRTVALKIMHDNLGSDADFVSRFDREARSAARLSHPNVVAVFDQGTDAGRPYIVMEYVEGSTLRHVISREAPMPPQRALDLMLPIAAAVAAAHEAGIIHRDLKPENVLLSVRGQLKVADFGLARAITAHTATAQGMLIGTVSYIAPELVTHGRADARCDVYALGVVLYEMLTGAKPHTGDTPIQVAYSHVHNDLRAPSTAAPEQWRNTRQAIPDYLDALVLAAAARQPADRPADASVLLDHLRQARAALESGITSDPALAARMQETSLDPNTQLTAQVPVIGVPADVQRTTTMRFTPSTPLSPGQPGATDGMPYFDRPVISPAAVPLAQRQVKRRRRGLITLIVFLVITALLGASSWYWFSGRFTTTPDFGNMTQAEAQALATKNGLSIKVATDYSEDVPVGQVISTDPKAGDQILHGGEVIVVISKGPERYPVPSLVGRSVEDARLALEANHLTLGKTTEVYDDSAPAGQVITASLPADRMVKRDTPVDLKVSKGPAPVKIVSYVGKPFTDAQTYYQTAGLIVQRGEDAFSDKVPAGSVVSQDPKKGNVEKNSTITFVVSKGPEFTVVPPVRGLSGEAATDKLVSLGFKVSVQRQGWFGNLALGTKPGEGKKAKTGSEIILVIG, encoded by the coding sequence ATGAGTAACGCTGACGCCCTGGTGGGCCATCTGGTCGACGGTCGGTACGAAGTCGTCCGGAAGCTGGCGCGCGGCGGCATGGCGACGGTCTACCTGGCCAATGACCTGCGGCTGACCCGCACAGTCGCGCTCAAGATCATGCACGACAACCTCGGCTCGGATGCCGACTTCGTCAGCCGCTTCGACCGCGAGGCCCGCTCGGCGGCTCGGCTCTCCCACCCGAACGTGGTGGCGGTTTTCGATCAGGGCACCGACGCCGGACGTCCCTACATCGTGATGGAGTACGTCGAGGGCTCCACGCTGCGCCATGTGATCAGCCGTGAGGCGCCGATGCCGCCGCAGCGGGCCCTGGACCTGATGCTGCCGATCGCCGCTGCGGTCGCTGCCGCGCATGAGGCCGGGATCATTCACCGCGACCTCAAGCCGGAGAACGTGCTGCTGTCGGTCCGCGGGCAGCTGAAGGTGGCCGACTTCGGGCTGGCCCGGGCGATCACCGCACACACCGCAACCGCGCAGGGGATGCTGATCGGGACGGTCTCCTACATCGCCCCTGAGCTGGTCACCCACGGCCGCGCGGACGCCCGCTGCGATGTCTACGCCCTGGGTGTGGTGCTCTACGAGATGCTCACCGGGGCCAAGCCGCACACCGGCGACACCCCGATCCAGGTGGCCTACAGCCACGTCCACAATGATCTGCGAGCGCCGTCCACCGCGGCCCCCGAGCAGTGGCGCAACACCCGGCAGGCGATCCCGGACTACCTGGACGCCCTGGTGCTGGCCGCCGCCGCCCGGCAGCCGGCCGATCGTCCCGCCGACGCCTCGGTGCTGCTCGACCACCTGCGCCAGGCCCGAGCCGCGCTGGAGTCCGGGATCACCTCCGACCCGGCGCTGGCCGCCCGGATGCAGGAGACCTCGCTGGATCCGAACACCCAGCTGACCGCCCAGGTTCCGGTGATCGGGGTGCCGGCCGACGTCCAGCGGACCACGACCATGCGGTTCACTCCGTCCACTCCGCTGAGCCCGGGCCAGCCCGGCGCCACCGACGGGATGCCCTACTTCGACCGCCCGGTGATCTCACCGGCCGCGGTCCCGCTGGCGCAGCGCCAGGTGAAGCGGCGCCGGCGCGGACTCATCACGCTGATCGTCTTCCTGGTGATCACCGCCCTGCTCGGGGCGAGTAGCTGGTACTGGTTCAGCGGACGGTTCACCACCACTCCGGACTTCGGGAACATGACCCAGGCCGAGGCCCAGGCGCTGGCCACGAAGAACGGCCTCAGCATCAAGGTGGCCACCGACTACAGCGAGGACGTGCCGGTCGGCCAAGTGATCAGCACCGACCCGAAGGCCGGTGACCAGATCCTGCACGGTGGCGAGGTCATCGTGGTGATTTCCAAGGGCCCCGAGCGATATCCGGTGCCGTCCCTGGTCGGACGATCGGTCGAGGATGCCCGGCTCGCCCTGGAAGCCAACCACCTGACCCTCGGCAAGACCACCGAGGTCTACGACGATTCGGCTCCGGCCGGGCAGGTGATCACGGCGTCCCTGCCCGCCGACCGGATGGTGAAGCGGGACACCCCGGTGGATCTGAAGGTCTCCAAGGGCCCGGCGCCGGTGAAGATCGTCAGCTATGTCGGCAAGCCGTTCACCGACGCCCAGACCTACTACCAAACCGCCGGACTGATCGTTCAGCGCGGCGAGGATGCGTTCTCCGACAAGGTGCCGGCCGGATCGGTGGTGTCGCAGGACCCGAAGAAGGGCAACGTCGAGAAGAACTCGACGATCACCTTCGTGGTCTCGAAGGGCCCGGAGTTCACGGTGGTGCCGCCCGTCCGCGGGCTCAGTGGCGAAGCCGCTACCGACAAGCTCGTCTCGCTCGGCTTCAAGGTGAGCGTGCAGAGGCAGGGCTGGTTCGGCAACCTCGCCCTGGGTACGAAGCCGGGCGAGGGCAAGAAGGCCAAGACCGGCTCCGAGATCATCTTGGTGATCGGCTGA
- a CDS encoding MBL fold metallo-hydrolase yields the protein MQLTHLGHSAVLVEVNGLRLLLDPGNFSPAWHGLTELDAILITHLHPDHVDPANVPALIAANPDARVLVEPSVIEVHHLERAEPITADTSISRGGVTVAAVGGLHAVIHRDIPQIGNVGMVISAEGEPTFFHPGDSLAAVPSGVDVLGVPAYGPWAAMKETVDFARAVAAPQGFLIHEGLLSERGWGLIFGRIGDMTPTQPVDLRAGQPWTPSA from the coding sequence ATGCAACTTACCCACCTTGGGCATTCGGCCGTTCTGGTCGAGGTCAACGGACTGCGGCTGCTGCTCGACCCGGGCAACTTCTCTCCCGCCTGGCACGGACTGACCGAGCTGGACGCCATCCTGATCACCCACCTGCATCCCGACCATGTCGATCCGGCCAACGTCCCGGCCCTGATCGCGGCCAATCCGGACGCCCGGGTGCTGGTCGAGCCGAGCGTGATCGAGGTTCATCACCTGGAGCGGGCTGAGCCGATCACTGCCGACACCAGCATCAGCCGGGGCGGGGTGACCGTGGCTGCGGTCGGCGGACTGCACGCCGTCATTCACCGGGACATCCCGCAGATCGGCAATGTCGGAATGGTGATCAGTGCCGAGGGTGAGCCGACCTTCTTCCATCCCGGCGACTCGTTGGCCGCGGTGCCGTCCGGGGTGGACGTGCTGGGGGTGCCCGCCTACGGGCCGTGGGCCGCGATGAAGGAGACCGTCGACTTCGCCCGGGCCGTAGCGGCTCCCCAGGGCTTCTTGATCCACGAGGGCCTGCTCAGTGAGCGCGGCTGGGGCCTGATCTTCGGCCGGATCGGGGACATGACCCCGACTCAGCCGGTCGATCTGCGTGCCGGCCAGCCCTGGACCCCGTCCGCCTGA
- a CDS encoding ClbS/DfsB family four-helix bundle protein, which translates to MPRPTTAAALSEASQRNFAALLQLVDGLSEEQRTAEFTFPDRDRNVRDVLAHLHHWHLMMLGWYADGSAGRPVHAPAPGYTWRTLPALNAEIRAQYQDVPLDQVRGQLHASHDQLQALIDAQHDPELFEKKHYAWTGSTSLGAYLVGSTSSHYDWAIKKLRKHQRSAF; encoded by the coding sequence ATGCCCCGTCCAACCACCGCCGCAGCACTCAGCGAGGCTAGTCAGCGCAACTTTGCCGCCCTCTTGCAGCTGGTGGACGGGCTCAGCGAGGAGCAGCGGACCGCGGAGTTCACGTTCCCCGACCGGGACCGGAACGTCCGCGATGTGCTCGCCCACCTGCATCACTGGCATCTGATGATGCTCGGCTGGTACGCCGACGGGAGCGCCGGACGTCCGGTACATGCCCCCGCGCCCGGCTACACCTGGCGAACCCTGCCCGCCCTGAACGCCGAGATCCGGGCGCAGTACCAGGACGTCCCGCTGGACCAGGTCCGCGGCCAGTTGCATGCCAGCCATGACCAGCTCCAGGCGTTGATCGACGCCCAGCACGACCCCGAGTTGTTCGAGAAGAAGCACTACGCCTGGACCGGATCCACCTCGCTGGGTGCGTACCTGGTGGGGTCCACCTCAAGCCACTACGACTGGGCCATCAAGAAACTGCGCAAGCACCAGCGCAGTGCGTTCTAG
- the aroQ gene encoding type II 3-dehydroquinate dehydratase, with the protein MDVLVINGPNLNTLGTREPEIYGSTTLAEIEDGLRAQASAAGLSLDTFQSNHEGEIIDRLHAARTDGTRFVIINPGAFTHTSVAIRDAFAAVAVPFLEVHISNVHAREEFRRHSYLSDLAVGVMTGFGVYGYTMALDYVITALGTAGD; encoded by the coding sequence ATGGACGTGCTGGTCATCAACGGGCCCAATCTGAACACTCTCGGCACCCGTGAGCCCGAGATCTATGGCAGCACCACGCTGGCCGAGATCGAGGACGGGCTGCGCGCCCAGGCGTCCGCAGCCGGGCTCAGCCTGGATACCTTCCAGAGCAACCACGAGGGCGAGATCATCGACCGGCTGCATGCCGCGCGCACCGATGGCACCCGCTTCGTGATCATCAACCCCGGTGCTTTCACCCACACGTCGGTGGCGATCCGGGACGCGTTCGCCGCGGTGGCCGTCCCGTTCCTCGAGGTGCACATCTCGAACGTCCACGCCCGCGAGGAGTTTCGGCGCCACTCTTACCTGTCGGACCTGGCCGTTGGGGTGATGACCGGCTTCGGCGTCTACGGCTACACCATGGCGCTGGACTACGTGATCACCGCGCTGGGCACCGCCGGCGACTAG
- a CDS encoding YeiH family protein: MTETAANPVPPAVGVQPSIWIGIGLSVAAAGVSWGVGLLVPGLSAMLVAILLGAALANLLPTDHRLMVAARPGLAISARRLLRAGVVLLGLQLVLGDILALGWPTVVGVVVIVAGTLAATLALGRLLRIGATQTLLIAGGFSICGAAAVAGIDGVLAKRKDEEAATAVALVVVFGTLMIALMPTLAFALHLDPRTAGIWTGASTHEVAQVVAAAGIIGPAALTVAVLVKLARVLMLAPVLAVISFRQRSAGLEPGAARPPLVPLFVVGFIAMVAVRSLGVLPPVVIDIAKLAQAWLLGAAMFALGTSVHASVLRRTGTRPVVLAAAATLVVLLLGGLVAFVGR; the protein is encoded by the coding sequence GTGACCGAGACTGCCGCCAACCCCGTCCCACCTGCTGTGGGCGTCCAGCCCTCGATCTGGATCGGGATCGGCCTGTCCGTGGCGGCCGCCGGCGTCTCGTGGGGAGTGGGCCTGCTCGTCCCCGGGCTGAGCGCCATGCTGGTGGCCATCCTGCTCGGCGCGGCGCTGGCCAATCTGCTGCCGACCGATCACCGGCTGATGGTGGCCGCTCGTCCGGGCCTGGCCATCTCGGCTCGTCGGCTGCTCCGGGCCGGCGTCGTCCTGCTGGGGCTGCAACTGGTGCTGGGCGACATCCTGGCTTTGGGATGGCCCACGGTGGTCGGGGTGGTGGTGATCGTGGCCGGCACCCTGGCGGCCACCCTGGCGCTGGGCCGGCTGCTGCGGATCGGTGCCACCCAGACCCTGCTGATCGCCGGCGGCTTCTCGATCTGCGGGGCCGCGGCGGTGGCTGGCATCGACGGGGTGCTGGCCAAGCGCAAGGACGAGGAGGCGGCCACGGCCGTGGCGCTCGTGGTGGTCTTCGGGACGCTGATGATTGCGCTGATGCCGACGCTGGCTTTCGCGCTGCACTTGGATCCGCGGACCGCCGGGATCTGGACCGGAGCGTCCACCCATGAGGTGGCCCAGGTGGTGGCCGCAGCCGGGATCATCGGGCCGGCCGCGCTCACCGTGGCCGTGCTGGTGAAGCTGGCCCGGGTGCTGATGTTGGCTCCGGTGCTGGCCGTGATCTCATTCCGGCAGCGCTCGGCCGGGCTGGAGCCGGGTGCGGCCCGTCCACCGCTGGTACCGCTGTTCGTGGTCGGATTCATCGCCATGGTGGCGGTTCGCAGTCTCGGCGTGCTGCCGCCGGTGGTCATCGACATCGCCAAGCTGGCCCAGGCCTGGCTGCTGGGGGCGGCCATGTTCGCCCTGGGCACCTCGGTGCACGCCAGCGTGCTGCGCCGCACCGGCACCCGTCCGGTGGTTCTGGCCGCCGCTGCCACTCTGGTCGTCCTGCTGTTGGGTGGTCTGGTGGCCTTCGTGGGCCGCTAG